In Cydia splendana chromosome 25, ilCydSple1.2, whole genome shotgun sequence, a single genomic region encodes these proteins:
- the LOC134802730 gene encoding mothers against decapentaplegic homolog 3-like: MFPLTPPVVKRLLGWKKGPEGSSVAEDKWSEKAVKSLVKKLKKSGALEELEKAISSQNSHTKCVTIPRVKPNENIINGQNRKGLPHVVYCRLWRWPQLQSQHELKPVDHCEFAYQLKKDEVCINPYHYHKIDSPALPPILVPRCEGEARAPPPPPYSHYIREPEPEMQTGGVVGVGALTHSAMYLEATLGQQVPSNTTVHVSAATVETPPPGYMSEDNDPMDHNDNMNLAPLTPPPGGPEAAPVLYHEPAFWCSISYYELNTRVGETFHASQPSITVDGFTDPSNSERYRPPPARLLVQHLLLRAQHPRRRDLPCQPALHHCGRVHRPQQQREVPSTTSPPSGAASPTTSSTPASARPSMPASPPSLWTGSPTPATARGTVHHQPAFWCSISYYELNTRVGETFHASQPSITVDGFTDPSNSERYRPPPARLLVQHLLLRAQHPRRRDLPCQPALHHCGRVHRPQQQREVPSTTSPPSGAASPTTSSTPASARPSMPASPPSLWTGSPTPATARGTVHHQPAFWCSISYYELNTRVGETFHASQPSITVDGFTDPSNSERFCLGLLSNVNRNEVVEQTRRHIGKGVRLYYIGGEVFAECLSDSSIFVQSPNCNQRYGWHPATVCKIPPGCNLKIFNNQEFAALLSASVPQGFEAVFQLTRMCTIRMSFVKGWGAEYRRQTVTSTPCWIELHLNGPLQWLDRVLTQMGSPRLPCSSMS; encoded by the exons ATGTTTCCTCTAACGCCGCCAGTTGTGAAGCGACTGTTAGGGTGGAAAAAGGGCCCCGAAGGGTCGTCTGTTGCTGAAGATAAGTGGTCTGAGAAGGCTGTCAAGAGCTTAGTAAAGAAATTGAAGAAAAGTGGAGCCCTAGAGGAACTGGAAAAAGCAATTTCCAGCCAAAATAGTCATACTAAATGTGTTACAATACCCAG AGTGAAGCCAAATGAAAATATTATAAACGGCCAGAATCGCAAGGGTTTGCCGCATGTTGTCTACTGTCGGCTGTGGCGGTGGCCGCAGCTCCAG AGCCAGCATGAACTAAAGCCCGTGGACCACTGCGAGTTCGCGTACCAGCTAAAGAAAGACGAAGTGTGCATCAACCCTTACCACTATCACAAAATCGATTCACCTG CCCTCCCGCCCATCCTAGTGCCGCGGTGCGAGGGCgaggcgcgcgcgccgccgccgccgccctaCTCGCACTACATCCGCGAGCCCGAGCC GGAGATGCAAACGGGCGGTGTGGTGGGCGTCGGCGCGCTGACACACAGCGCCATGTACCTCGAGGCCACGCTGGGGCAGCAGGTGCCCTCAAACACCACAGTGCACGT GAGCGCGGCCACCGTGGAGACTCCGCCGCCGGGCTACATGAGCGAGGACAACGACCCCATGGACCACAACGACAACATGA ACTTGGCGCCCCTCACGCCGCCCCCCGGCGGCCCCGAGGCGGCCCCCGTGCTCTACCACGAGCCCGCCTTCTGGTGCAGCATCTCCTACTACGAGCTCAACACCCGCGTCGGCGAGACCTTCCATGCCAGCCAGCCCTCCATCACTGTGGACGGGTTCACCGACCCCAGCAACAGCGAGAGGTACCGTCCACCACCAGCCCGCCTTCTGGTGCAGCATCTCCTACTACGAGCTCAACACCCGCGTCGGCGAGACCTTCCATGCCAGCCAGCCCTCCATCACTGTGGACGGGTTCACCGACCCCAGCAACAGCGAGAGGTACCGTCCACCACCAGCCCGCCTTCTGGTGCAGCATCTCCTACTACGAGCTCAACACCCGCGTCGGCGAGACCTTCCATGCCAGCCAGCCCTCCATCACTGTGGACGGGTTCACCGACCCCAGCAACAGCGAGAGGTACCGTCCACCACCAGCCCGCCTTCTGGTGCAGCATCTCCTACTACGAGCTCAACACCCGCGTCGGCGAGACCTTCCATGCCAGCCAGCCCTCCATCACTGTGGACGGGTTCACCGACCCCAGCAACAGCGAGAGGTACCGTCCACCACCAGCCCGCCTTCTGGTGCAGCATCTCCTACTACGAGCTCAACACCCGCGTCGGCGAGACCTTCCATGCCAGCCAGCCCTCCATCACTGTGGACGGGTTCACCGACCCCAGCAACAGCGAGAGGTACCGTCCACCACCAGCCCGCCTTCTGGTGCAGCATCTCCTACTACGAGCTCAACACCCGCGTCGGCGAGACCTTCCATGCCAGCCAGCCCTCCATCACTGTGGACGGGTTCACCGACCCCAGCAACAGCGAGAGGTACCGTCCACCACCAGCCCGCCTTCTGGTGCAGCATCTCCTACTACGAGCTCAACACCCGCGTCGGCGAGACCTTCCATGCCAGCCAGCCCTCCATCACTGTGGACGGGTTCACCGACCCCAGCAACAGCGAGAG GTTCTGCCTGGGCCTCCTGTCCAACGTGAACCGCAACGAGGTGGTGGAGCAGACTCGGCGGCACATCGGCAAGGGCGTGCGCCTCTATTACATTGGCG GTGAAGTGTTCGCGGAGTGTCTGAGCGACTCCTCAATCTTCGTGCAGAGCCCCAACTGCAACCAGCGCTACGGCTGGCATCCCGCCACCGTCTGCAAGATCCCCCCCG GCTGCAACCTGAAGATCTTCAACAACCAAGAGTTCGCCGCTCTGCTGTCGGCCTCGGTGCCGCAGGGCTTCGAGGCCGTGTTCCAGCTGACGCGCATGTGCACCATCCGCATGAGCTTCGTCAAGGGCTGGGGCGCCGAGTACAG ACGGCAGACGGTGACATCGACGCCATGTTGGATCGAGCTGCATCTGAACGGGCCGTTGCAGTGGCTGGATCGCGTGCTCACACAGATGGGCTCCCCGCGCCTCCCCTGCTCGTCCATGTCCTAG
- the LOC134802974 gene encoding guanine nucleotide-binding protein G(f) subunit alpha → MRLIPCMKAQDEDEDHSRYIDREIKNWIKNYNDAIKLLLLGTGESGKTTIIKQMKILHIQGFSQSERVEKANHIRHNIHESIYDIVRHMEPLGITLGNAKNVQAQNYILRCGPDGPPHYDEEYFDYVRALWRDSGVRECFKRSNEYQLIDSAEYFLDRIDLIEKSDYSPPDADILRCRQKTTGIQKIEFKVKVPKSMHGGIQEFWMFDVGGQRGERKKWIQVFEGIHAIWFLVACSDFDQTLREDCATNRLKEALTLFEDVWQSRFLLEAGLIVFLNKQDLLRRKVDRGGSIAHHFPDYNNYGGHGDEYERTRDFIRQMFVDVTQKQRRRLAAPSAERFVVGAAQRARECYFHFTTATDTDNVRTVFRDTHQIILTHALSNIGVY, encoded by the exons ATGAGGCTGATACCATGTATGAAGGCTCAGGACGAGGACGAGGACCACTCGCGGTACATCGACCGCGAGATCAAGAACTGGATCAAGAACTATAATGAT GCTATCAAACTGCTGCTTCTTGGGACTGGTGAGAGCGGCAAAACCACCATCATCAAGCAGATGAAGATCCTGCACATACAGGGATTTAGCCAGAG CGAACGTGTAGAGAAGGCCAACCACATACGTCACAACATCCATGAGTCCATCTACGACATCGTACGCCACATGGAGCCTTTGGGCATCACGCTGGGCAATGCTAAGAATGTTCAAGCACAGAACTACATACTGCGGTGCGGCCCTGACGGCCCACCACACTATGACGAG GAATATTTCGATTACGTCCGAGCTCTGTGGCGAGATAGCGGCGTCCGCGAGTGCTTCAAAAGGTCCAACGAGTACCAGCTGATAGACAGTGCCGAATA TTTCTTAGACAGGATAGATCTGATAGAGAAGTCAGATTACTCGCCGCCCGACGCCGATATACTGCGGTGTCGTCAGAAAACAACCGGTATACAGAAGATAGAGTTTAAAGTCAAG GTGCCTAAATCGATGCACGGCGGGATACAGGAATTTTGGATGTTTGACGTTGGTGGGCAGAGAGGGGAACGGAAGAAATGGATTCAG GTATTCGAAGGTATCCACGCCATCTGGTTTCTCGTAGCGTGCAGTGACTTCGACCAGACACTGAGGGAGGACTGCGCCACCAACCGGCTGAAAGAGGCGCTGACGCTTTTTGAGGACGTCTGGCAGAGCAG ATTTCTACTAGAAGCGGGTCTGATAGTGTTCCTCAACAAACAAGACTTGCTCCGGCGCAAGGTGGACCGCGGCGGGAGCATCGCCCATCACTTCCCCGACTACAACAATTATGGCGGACATGGCGACGAATACGAACGAACGAGAGACTTCATTCGACAAATGTTTGTT GACGTAACGCAGAAGCAGCGCCGCCGCTTGGCCGCGCCGTCCGCCGAGCGGTTCGTGGTGGGCGCGGCGCAGCGCGCTCGCGAGTGCTACTTCCACTTCACCACCGCCACCGACACCGACAACGTGCGCACCGTGTTCCGGGACACGCATCAGATCATACTCACGCATGCGCTGTCTAATATCGGAGTTTACTGA